The nucleotide window ACTGGATACCTATCCAAAAATATGGATAAGAAAGAAGAGCGCATTAGAGAGTTTGTTGCAAAGATTATGGAAAAATATCCGCCACAACAATAACCTCTAATTCATATTCTAAGTTAAAAAGCACCAATATTGGTGCTTTTTTATTTGAAATACATTCCCGAATTCAATAATTTCATCCCTTTTATACAATTCCCTATCTTTGCCGGCTTTTAAAGGTGACACCAATGAATCTTAAAAGCTTATCCCTCTCTCGACTCACACAAAATCCAAAAAATGATATTTTATCTGGAATTACTGTAGCCTTAGCATTAGTGCCAGAGGCAGTCGCATTCGCTTTTGTGGCGGGTATTGATCCTTTAGTAGGACTTTATGGAGCCTTTATGATGGGGATTGTTACAGCTATTTTTGGCGGTCGACCTGGTATGATCTCTGGTGCCACTGGTGCAATGGCCGTTGTAATGGTACATCTCATCCAAAAGGGCAACGAAGTTGGATTAAACCTCTCTCAACCTGTAGAAAACCTCGGCCTTCAATGGCTATTCATAACCCTACTATTTGTTGGAATTATTCAAGCTGCAGCTGGGGTTTTTAAACTAGGGAAATTTGTACGACTTATTCCCCATCCCGTAATGCTTGGGTTTGTAAATGGCTTAGCAATTGTCATATTTCTTTCTCAATTAGGCATGTTCAAAGAAAGAGTAAATGGGGTAAGCCAATTTAAAGAAGGGATAGATTTGTGGCTAATGATTGGTTTAGTTGGCTTAACCATGTTTATAATGTACGTCCTCCCTAAAATAACTAAAAAGATTCCTGCTGCCTTAACCGCAATAATAATCATCGCTGCGATAACCATTTTCGGTGATCTGGAGGTAAGCACCGTTGGAAGTTTTATTCGTGAGGGTGGAGGAAGCGGACTTAAAGGCAGCTTACCGAGTTTCCAAGCGCAAATATTTGGGCTATTAGAAACCATTAGCGGACATTGGGGAATGATCATTTCCACCGCATTCATATTGGCTGCAGTGGGTCTTATAGAATCTTTAATGACGCTAAATTTCATCGATGAACTAACAGACACAAGAGGAAATGGAAACAGGGAATGTATTGCTCAAGGAGGGGCCAATTTCCTGAACGGACTTTTTGGCGGCATGGGCGGTTGTGCTATGATTGGTCAGTCACTAATCAATATTAATTCTGGTGGGCTAGGCCGCCTGTCTGGCATTGTGGCGGCGGTACTCCTTCTCTGTTTTATACTTTTTGCAGCACCACTCATTGAACAAATTCCAATTGCAGCTTTGGTTGGTGTAATGTTTATGGTGGTTATAGGAACATTTGCATGGAGCAGTTTTAGAATTCTGAATAAAATTCCATTGTCGGATGCAATAGTTTTAATTGCGGTATCTGCCATTACGGTTTGGAAAGATTTGGCAATTGCTGTTTTTGCCGGTGTAATTATATCTGCTCTTGTTTTCGCTTGGAAAAATGCATTAATGATACGGGCAAGAAAACGATTCAGGGAGGATGGTACAAAAGTTTATGAAATTTGGGGGCCATTGTTTTTTGGATCCATACAGAATTTTACTGCAAAATTTGATGTTAAAAATGACCCTGATAAGGTTGAAATAGATTTTGTGGAATCGCGTGTAAGTGATCATTCTGCAGTTGAAGCTATATTCAATCTAGTAGAAAAATACCAAGCTGAAGGAAAATCTATCCACCTGAAACATTTAAGTGAAGACTGCAAAATTCTTTTGAAAAAGGCTAGCCCAAAATTTAAAGAAGTGATTATTGAAGACATAGATGATCCACGCTACCACTTAGCTGCAGATCCCGAAAAATTTCCAAAGCGACTTTCAACTTATAATTTTGAATTAACCGAACGTTCAGTACATTAAAAGTTCAGAAATCTTTTGCTGAACCTTTTCAGTTGAAGGAATCATCGTTTCTTCCAAAGTTGAATTTAATGGAATTGCCGGCATATTCTCACTACCAATTGTCATAACAGGTGCGTCTAAATACCTAAAACATTCCTCCTGAATTTTTCCCGCAAGGGCTTGTGCAAAACTATTATTGATGGATTCTTCAGTCACTACCAAGCATTTGCCCGTCTTTTTAACAGAATCAAAAATCGTCCGTTCATCTAAAGGATAAAGTGTCCTTAAATCAACTATTTCAATTTGGGACAGTAGCCCTAGGTTTTTTGACGCATTAATGGCCCAATGAACACCCATTCCGTAGGTTATTACACTAACTGTTTCCTCCAATTCTTGACCCCAAATTTCCTGCACAATATAAGCCCTCCCAAATGGCAAAACATAATCTTCATCAGGTACTTTAGAAGTCGCCATCTTGGTTCCAGGCACTTTACTCCAATACAATCCCTTATGCTCAAAAATAACCACTGGATTTGGGTCATAATATGCTGCTTTCAAAAGACCTTTTAAATCGGCCCCATTACTCGGATAAGCAATTTTAATTCCTCGAATGTTCGAGACTACTGATTCCACAGATGAAGAATGGTAGGGCCCACCACTCCCGTAAGCCCCAATTGGAACACGAAGAACCATACTCACCGGCCATTTGCCATTACTTAGATAACAACTTCTACTTACCTCTGTAAAAAGTTGATTGAGCCCCGGCCAAATATAATCCGCGAACTGAACTTCAACTATAGGTTTCAATCCAACCGCGCTCATCCCAACTGTACTTCCGACAATAAACGCCTCTTGAATTGGAGTATTGAAAACGCGCTCGTCTCCAAATTTTTGGGCCAAAGTGGCCGCTTCACGAAAAACTCCCCCCAATCTTCCTCCAACATCTTGGCCATACAACAAACACTCGGGATGTTTGCGCATAAGTTCCTCAACCGCAAAAAGGGCACAATCTACCATTACAGCTTCATCAGCCTGTTCAGGTTTACGAATGCCTTTTTCTTCCGTTATAGGTGTTGGTTCAAAATCATGAGTAAACAAATCTTCCGGACTTGGATTTTCTGCATTTTTTGCAGTCTTAAAATCTGATAAAACCTGCTCTATTGCTCTACCTTCAATAGCGTTCAATTCAGAATCAATAAACCCATTTTCCAATAAAAACTCTCGTAATTTTGGATATGGATCTTGTGTTTTCGCTTCGTCTAAATCGTCTCTGTACCATTCCATTCGCACGCCAGATGTATGATGGTTCAGCAATGGGACTTTGGCATGAACCAAAAATGGGCGACGCTCCTTCCTGATTTTATCAATTATTTTTGAAATTGAATTATAGCACTCTTCAAAATTTGTCCCATCGATACTAATTGCTTCCAAACCTTTAAAACCTTTTGCATAATCAAAAGCGGATTGCGCGCGTGTTTCCTTTTCGTTAGCTGAAATATCCCAACCATTGTCTTGAACTAAATACAAAATGGGTAATTTCTTTAAAACAGCCATTTGAAAAGCCTCCGACACCTCTCCTTCGGTAATTGAGGCATCTCCATACGAACAAACAGTTATTGGGGCTTTATCGGAGTTGTACAACGGATGATTTTCCAATAATTCTCCACCAACTTTTTCGATATAATTCATCCCCATTGCAACACCAGTCGCCGGAATAGCTTGCATTCCTGTGGCTGAAGATTGGTGTGGAATTTTGGGCTTATCGTCATCCTTTAAACTAGGGTGACAATAATAAGCTCTTCCACCCGAAAACGGATCGTCTCTTTTAGCTAGCAATTGTAGCATTAAATCATAGGGACGCATACCTATAGAAAGCAACATACTATCATCCCTATAATAAGGAAAAACATAGTCTTGAGGTAACAATTGCAGGCCTACCGCAATTTGAATAACCTCATGTCCACGAGATGTGGCATGTACATATTTAGAAACTTCCTTAAAATTTTCCTCATATAGTTCAGTCATTGCCTTTGCCGTGCAAAGCAACTCAAAACTCTTTTTCAGAAGGGATTTTTCCATCAAACCAAAGCTTCATTAACTTCAACAACCCAGTTGAATTTATCTTCTATTTTCCCTGTTTTTATTTGGTGTAACTTTTCTTTTATATTTTTTGCCACAGGATTGTCTTCAGACAACTTTAAATAGTCATTTCCAATAGCAATACCTTCAATAAAGGTAATGCCTACTGCCGTACCGGTGCCAAAAGCTTCTTTCAATTGCCCTGTAACATGAGCCTCTTTAATTTCATCAATTGAAATCAGTTTTTCTTTAATTCTATAACCTTCAGATCTTAATAATTGAATAACACTATCTCTGGTAATTCCAGCAAGTATAGACCCATCTAATTTTGGGGTGATAAAATCGTCACCAATCTGGAAGAATATATTCATTGTACCAACTTCCTGAATATACTTATGGTCATGGGCATCTAACCATAATACTTGATCATATCCTTCATTCTTTGCAATTTCTGTAGGTTTAATGGCTGCCGCATAATTACCTGCAGCTTTCGCTTCTCCCGTTCCTCCATGGGCCGCCCTAATATATTGTGGTTCTGCTTTAAGCTTAATTCGCTTTGAAAAAATTGGACTGGATGGGGAAGCTATTATTATAAATTTGAAGGAAGTAGCAGCACGCATCCCTATAAATGCCTCATCAGCAAACATAAACGGACGCAAATATAGGGCACTACCTTCATCAGTTGGTATCCAAGCCTGATCGGTTGCTACTAAATGCTTTAGACCTTCAACAAATAACTCTTCAGGAAAGCCAGGCATACCCATACGATCCGCACTTTTATTCAGGCGTTTAGCATTCATTTCCGGTCGAAATAAAATAGGTTGTCCCTCTAAATTTTTATAGGCTTTCATTCCTTCAAATATGGCCTGGCCATAATGTAAAGCCATAGCTGCCGGATGCGTTGGTACCAAATGCAATGGTTCTACCCGTGGATCATGCCAAGCTCCATCCTTATAATCACACACAAACATATGGTCCGTAAAAGTCTTTCCTAGAGGAATATTATTAAAATCGAGTTGATCGATTCTTGATTTTTTAACCAATTCAGTCGCTATTAAATATCGCATATCATTAATCATTAAATTGTTCTACTACTGTCAAAATTTTCGAGATTATCAGCAATTCGACGAAGGAAACTACCTCCCAAATATCCATCTACAGCACGATGATCGAAAGAGAGTGAGAGGTACATCATACTTCTAATCGCAATTTCATCCCCTCTATCTGATTCAATAACCTCAGGACGTTTCTTAATAATTCCTAAAGCTAATATGGCTACTTCTGGTTGGTTAATAATTGGAGTTCCCATTAGACTTCCAAATGTTCCAACGTTGGATATGGTGAATGTACTTCCCTTTACTTCTTCAGCGCTTAAAGAATTTGTTCTTGCTTTTTCAGAAAGCAAATTCACCTCAGATGCCAATATTTCAATAGGTTTTTCGCCTGTATTTTTAATTACTGGAACAATCAAATTTCCGGATGGAAGTGCTGTTGCCATACCAATATTTATGTATGGTTTCACAATTAAGGTAGTTCCATCAATTGAAGAATTGATATTCGGGAAATCCTTAATTGCTGCTGTTACCGCTTCTATAAATAATGGGGTAAACGTTAATTTTTCACCATACTTATTTTGAAAATCGTCTTTAACCTTATTTCGCCAAGCAACCAATTCGGTAACATCCGCCTCGACATAAGCCGTTACATGCGGAGAAGTATGTTTGGAATAAACCATATGGTCGGCTATCATCTGCCGCATACGATCCATCTCTACTCGCCTTCCCTCTCCTAAATCGAATTTTAAGTTAGGGATAGAAAATTGAGGCTTGGGACTTTCAGCAAATTTGTATGGGCGACCTTCTTCAATATAAGCAAACACATCACTTTTTCTGAGTCGGCCATCATTACCTGTGGATGGAATCCTACTCAATTCCTCAAAACTAATGCGGTGTTCTCTGGCTATAGAGAGAATCAATGGTGAGAAAAAAGTGTTGTTTGAAAGTCGAGCAACAGGAGGTTGCTCGACCTTCGAAACAGGATTTGAGTTAATTTGAATTATTGAATTTTCTTTTTCCTCTAATTTATCTTTACGATTCGATTCTTTCTTGGTTTCATTCCCTTCTTCTGAAGTTTCTATGATCGCGATAACCTGTCCAACCGGAACCACATCTTTAGATTTTGCTTGAAATTTAATAATTGAACCACTTACAGGTGCAGGAACTTCATTATCCACTTTGTCCGTTGCCACCTCAACTAAAATATCCCCTTTTGAAAAAGATTCGCCTTCAGAAACCAACCAATTAAGAATGGTTCCTTCAGAAATACTTTCACCCATTTTGGGCATTTTGAATTCAAATTGAGACATTAACTAATGTTTGTTAGTTTTATTAAAAAATTCTTTTAATGTGCTATAATATGAAGGCTGCATTTCTAAATCTTTGGGGATTTTCCTTAATGGTGCAACCTCATGTAAACTTTCCTTACAATCTTTTGGCAATTGTTGATACAATTCCGTCCCTTTTGTTTTCCATGCAATCATCTCATCAGTAACCTCTTTAATAATTTTGGCTGGATTACCCACCACCAAACTTCGTTTTGGTATAAGCATTTCGGCAGGGACAAATGCCATTGCTCCAATAATACTTTCATCTCCTACTTCGGAATCATCCATGATAACGGAATTCATTCCGATTAAACAGTTCCGACCCAAATTTGCACCATGAATAATCGCACCATGACCAATATGAGCACTCTCCTTTAAAACAATACTTTTCCCAGGAAACATATGCACGGTACAGTTTTCTTGTACGTTTACCCCATCCTCTATAACAATCTGACCCCAATCTCCACGAATTGCAGCACCTGGTCCGATGTAACAATTTTTTCCAATTATTACATTCCCGGTAACTGCAGCCAATGGATGCACAAAACTGCTTTCGTCAACAATGGGTATATAGCCTTTAAAACTGTAAATCATTTTAGGACAACCTATTTAAATCGTTTCAATGTTTCCTTGGTAAATTCACTTAAAACTAATCTGCCGCTGATGGCAGCTCGTTCTGCCAGCAATTCATCCCAATTTTCGGTGCCTTTCCATAACACATTCTTAATCTCCTTCATGGCTTCAGGATTACAAGCACATAAATTTTCTGCCAATGATAAAATGGCGCCATCCATCTCATCAGCGGAATCATAAACTTGCATGAATAAACCTTTTGATTGTGCCCATTTTGGTTCGTAAAAAGTATTTGCATCAATCGCAATTTGCGACAACGCACTGACACCAATTTTACGTTCAATTGCCGGACCAACCACAAATGGACCAATGCCTACATTAAGTTCACTCAACTTTATTGCAGCATATTTTGTAGCAAAACAATAATCTGTAGCCGCTGCCAAACCCACACCACCGCCAACAGTTTTACCTTGAATTCTACCGATAATTAATTTGGAACATTTCCGCATAGCATTAATTACATTGGCAAAACCAGAAAAGAACTTCTTTCCAGTTTCCTCGTCATTTATGGAAATTAATTCATTAAAACTTGCACCAGCACAAAAAGTTCTATCCCCACCACTTTTTAAAACAATAATTTTAATGTCATCATTTACATCTGCATCGCTAATGGTTTTGGCCAGCTCAGCCAACAAGTCAGATGGCAAAGAATTTTGGGCAGGATGAAAAAACTCAATATATCCTACTGCATTTTCTATAGTAAGTTTTACGTATGGTTCTGTTTTATTCATATAAGTCCAAATTGCTCGAAATGATGATTTAAATGTTTGCGTTCCATTAAGTACCACTCGAAGCGGTTTAAATATCCGAATACTGCATTTTTTAATTCTGCATCGGGATTGTTTTTGAAAAAATTCAGATAATCCTGTCTAGCTTCTAACATCTTAGTTTTTGCAGTCATTAAATCAGAATGCTTTGCATTAGTAATTTCTGATTTCTCATTCAATGGAAATTCGTATTTCTGAGGCATTTTTTCATAATTATAAAGCGTTGCATGTACTTTCTCCAAAATCTTTTCTGG belongs to Aegicerativicinus sediminis and includes:
- a CDS encoding SulP family inorganic anion transporter, whose translation is MNLKSLSLSRLTQNPKNDILSGITVALALVPEAVAFAFVAGIDPLVGLYGAFMMGIVTAIFGGRPGMISGATGAMAVVMVHLIQKGNEVGLNLSQPVENLGLQWLFITLLFVGIIQAAAGVFKLGKFVRLIPHPVMLGFVNGLAIVIFLSQLGMFKERVNGVSQFKEGIDLWLMIGLVGLTMFIMYVLPKITKKIPAALTAIIIIAAITIFGDLEVSTVGSFIREGGGSGLKGSLPSFQAQIFGLLETISGHWGMIISTAFILAAVGLIESLMTLNFIDELTDTRGNGNRECIAQGGANFLNGLFGGMGGCAMIGQSLININSGGLGRLSGIVAAVLLLCFILFAAPLIEQIPIAALVGVMFMVVIGTFAWSSFRILNKIPLSDAIVLIAVSAITVWKDLAIAVFAGVIISALVFAWKNALMIRARKRFREDGTKVYEIWGPLFFGSIQNFTAKFDVKNDPDKVEIDFVESRVSDHSAVEAIFNLVEKYQAEGKSIHLKHLSEDCKILLKKASPKFKEVIIEDIDDPRYHLAADPEKFPKRLSTYNFELTERSVH
- a CDS encoding alpha-ketoacid dehydrogenase subunit alpha/beta, producing the protein MEKSLLKKSFELLCTAKAMTELYEENFKEVSKYVHATSRGHEVIQIAVGLQLLPQDYVFPYYRDDSMLLSIGMRPYDLMLQLLAKRDDPFSGGRAYYCHPSLKDDDKPKIPHQSSATGMQAIPATGVAMGMNYIEKVGGELLENHPLYNSDKAPITVCSYGDASITEGEVSEAFQMAVLKKLPILYLVQDNGWDISANEKETRAQSAFDYAKGFKGLEAISIDGTNFEECYNSISKIIDKIRKERRPFLVHAKVPLLNHHTSGVRMEWYRDDLDEAKTQDPYPKLREFLLENGFIDSELNAIEGRAIEQVLSDFKTAKNAENPSPEDLFTHDFEPTPITEEKGIRKPEQADEAVMVDCALFAVEELMRKHPECLLYGQDVGGRLGGVFREAATLAQKFGDERVFNTPIQEAFIVGSTVGMSAVGLKPIVEVQFADYIWPGLNQLFTEVSRSCYLSNGKWPVSMVLRVPIGAYGSGGPYHSSSVESVVSNIRGIKIAYPSNGADLKGLLKAAYYDPNPVVIFEHKGLYWSKVPGTKMATSKVPDEDYVLPFGRAYIVQEIWGQELEETVSVITYGMGVHWAINASKNLGLLSQIEIVDLRTLYPLDERTIFDSVKKTGKCLVVTEESINNSFAQALAGKIQEECFRYLDAPVMTIGSENMPAIPLNSTLEETMIPSTEKVQQKISELLMY
- a CDS encoding branched-chain amino acid aminotransferase; amino-acid sequence: MRYLIATELVKKSRIDQLDFNNIPLGKTFTDHMFVCDYKDGAWHDPRVEPLHLVPTHPAAMALHYGQAIFEGMKAYKNLEGQPILFRPEMNAKRLNKSADRMGMPGFPEELFVEGLKHLVATDQAWIPTDEGSALYLRPFMFADEAFIGMRAATSFKFIIIASPSSPIFSKRIKLKAEPQYIRAAHGGTGEAKAAGNYAAAIKPTEIAKNEGYDQVLWLDAHDHKYIQEVGTMNIFFQIGDDFITPKLDGSILAGITRDSVIQLLRSEGYRIKEKLISIDEIKEAHVTGQLKEAFGTGTAVGITFIEGIAIGNDYLKLSEDNPVAKNIKEKLHQIKTGKIEDKFNWVVEVNEALV
- a CDS encoding dihydrolipoamide acetyltransferase family protein — protein: MSQFEFKMPKMGESISEGTILNWLVSEGESFSKGDILVEVATDKVDNEVPAPVSGSIIKFQAKSKDVVPVGQVIAIIETSEEGNETKKESNRKDKLEEKENSIIQINSNPVSKVEQPPVARLSNNTFFSPLILSIAREHRISFEELSRIPSTGNDGRLRKSDVFAYIEEGRPYKFAESPKPQFSIPNLKFDLGEGRRVEMDRMRQMIADHMVYSKHTSPHVTAYVEADVTELVAWRNKVKDDFQNKYGEKLTFTPLFIEAVTAAIKDFPNINSSIDGTTLIVKPYINIGMATALPSGNLIVPVIKNTGEKPIEILASEVNLLSEKARTNSLSAEEVKGSTFTISNVGTFGSLMGTPIINQPEVAILALGIIKKRPEVIESDRGDEIAIRSMMYLSLSFDHRAVDGYLGGSFLRRIADNLENFDSSRTI
- a CDS encoding acyltransferase; protein product: MIYSFKGYIPIVDESSFVHPLAAVTGNVIIGKNCYIGPGAAIRGDWGQIVIEDGVNVQENCTVHMFPGKSIVLKESAHIGHGAIIHGANLGRNCLIGMNSVIMDDSEVGDESIIGAMAFVPAEMLIPKRSLVVGNPAKIIKEVTDEMIAWKTKGTELYQQLPKDCKESLHEVAPLRKIPKDLEMQPSYYSTLKEFFNKTNKH
- a CDS encoding enoyl-CoA hydratase/isomerase family protein, which codes for MNKTEPYVKLTIENAVGYIEFFHPAQNSLPSDLLAELAKTISDADVNDDIKIIVLKSGGDRTFCAGASFNELISINDEETGKKFFSGFANVINAMRKCSKLIIGRIQGKTVGGGVGLAAATDYCFATKYAAIKLSELNVGIGPFVVGPAIERKIGVSALSQIAIDANTFYEPKWAQSKGLFMQVYDSADEMDGAILSLAENLCACNPEAMKEIKNVLWKGTENWDELLAERAAISGRLVLSEFTKETLKRFK